GGTCGCCGAGCAGTCACGGCGGATCGCCCGGGCCCTGGACGAGGATCCGGGCATCCCGGCGGCAGTGCGGTGGCGCCCGGTGCTCACCGATGCCGAGGCCATCCGGCGGACGATGCTCCAGGCGGGCGCGGACGACGACTGCGTCGGGGTCATCACCTGGATGCACACGTTCTCGCCCGCCAAGATGTGGATCGCCGGGTTGAACGCCCTGCTCAAGCCGCTGCTGCACCTGCACACCCAGGAGAACGTGGCGCTGCCGTGGGCGAGCATCGACATGGACTTCATGAACCTCAACCAGGCCGCGCATGGGGACCGCGAACACGCCCACCTCCAGACCCGGCTCGGCATGGCGCGCACCACGGTGGCCGGGCACACCACCGATCCCGCGGTACGCGCGCGGATCGCCTCGTGGGTCAGGGCCGCCCGCGGTCGCGCCGAGCTGCGGACGCTGCGGCTCGCCCGGTTCGGAGACAACATGCGGGACGTCGCCGTCACCGAGGGCGACAAGGTCGAGGCGCAGATCCGGTTCGGCGCCTCGGTCAGCGCCTTCGGCGTGAACGACCTCGCCGCGGCCGTCGGCGCGGTGCCGGACCACCGGGTCGGCGAGCTCGCCGAGGAGTACGAGCAGACGTACTCCGTCGTGCCGGAGCTGCGGTCCGGCGGCGAACGGCATCCGGCGCTGCGCGACGCCGCGCGCATCGAGCTCGGGCTGCGCGACTTCCTCGCCGCCGGGTCCTACCAGGCGTTCACCACCAACTTCGAGGATCTCGGCGGGCTGACGCAGCTGCCGGGCATCGCCGTCCAGCGCCTGATGGCCGACGGCCACGGCTTCGGCGCGGAGGGCGACTGGAAGACGGCCCTGCTGCTGCGGGCCCTCAAGAGCGCCGCCGCGGGACTGCCCGGCGGCACCTCCTTCATGGAGGACTACACCTACCACCTCGTCCCGGGCCGGGAGCTCATCCTGGGCGCCCACATGCTGGAGGTCTGCCCCTCCATCGCCGCCGGCGTGCCCCGCTGCGAGGTGCACCCGCTGTCCATCGGGGGACGGCAGGACCCGGTCCGGCTCGTGTTCGACGCGGCGCCGGGACCGGGTCTCGTCGTCGGACTGGCCGACCTCGGCGACCGGTTCCGGCTGGTCGCCAACGAGATCGACCTGGTGGCGCCCCCCGAACCGCTGCCCCGGCTGCCGGTGGCCCGGGCCGTATGGGCGCCCCGCCCGGACTTCCGTACCTCCACCGAGGCATGGCTGTCGGCCGGGGGACCGCACCACACGGTGCTGTCCCAGGCGGTCACCACCGAGATCCTGGCCGACCTCGCCGAGATGACGGGCGTGGAACTGCTCGTCATCGACGGCGACACCGAGGTCGCCCGGTTCCGCCGCGAGATGCGCTGGAACCAGGCGTACCACCGCCTGGCGCAAGGCTTCTAGCCGCCAGGACACCCCACCCCCGAGATCTGTGAGGAAACCCGTCCCATGACCAGATCACGCTTCGCAGTAAGGCTGGTCGCGCTGGCCGTGCTCGCCGGCGCCGCGATCGGCGGATTCGCCCCCTCCTCCACGGCGTCCGGCCGTCCCCTGAAGCCCGGGGTCGGCAAGGACCTGTTCGGCACGATGCCCGACGGCACCAAGGTCTGGCGCTACACCCTGACCAACGGCTCGATGCGCGTCCGGGTGATCACCTACGGCGGCATCATCCAGACCATCGAGACGCCCGACCGGCACGGCAGGCTCGCCAACGTCACGCTGGGCTTCCCGACCCTGTCCGACTACCTCACCAAGAACAGCACGTACTTCGGGGCGCTCATCGGCCGGTACGGCAACCGCATCGCCAAGGGCCGGTTCGCGCTCGACGGGCACGAGTACCAGCTGACCACCAACAACAACGGGAACACCCTGCACGGCGGCACGACCGGCTTCGACCAGCGCGTCTGGTCCGCGACCCCGATCACGGGCGGCGGCGGCGTCGCGCTCCGGCTGTCCCACACCAGCCCGGACGGCGACCAGGGCTTCCCCGGCACCCTCAAGACCGACGTGACCATCTCCGTCACGCGGCACAACGCCATCCGGTTCGACTACGGCGCCACCACCGACAAGCCGACCGTCGTCAACCTCACCAACCACTCCTACTTCAACCTGTCGGGCGAGGGCAGCGGCACGGTCTACGACCACCGGCTCCAGATCAACGGCTCCCGGTACACCCCCGTCGGCTCGTCGGAGCTGATCCCGACCGGCCGGATCGCCCCGGTGCGCGGCACCCCGCTCGACTTCACCCGGCCCGCCGCGATCGGCGCCCGCATCCGCACCGGCTTCGACCAGCTGCTCTACGGCCAGGGCTACGACCACAACTTCGCCCTCGACGGCTCCGGCTGGAAGGTCGCCGCGCGCGTCCATGACCCCGCCAGCGGCCGCACCCTCGCCATCTCCACCGACCAGCCCGGGCTCCAGTTCTACTCGGGCAACTTCCTCGACGGGACCCTGGTCGGAACCGGCGGCCGCGTCTACCGGCAGGGCGACGGGTTCGCACTGGAGACCCAGCACTTCCCCGACTCGCCGAACCACGCGGACTTCCCCTCGACGGAGCTGGACCCCGGCCGGACCTACCACTCCACGACCGTCTACCA
The sequence above is a segment of the Actinomadura coerulea genome. Coding sequences within it:
- the araA gene encoding L-arabinose isomerase — encoded protein: MAPTIWFLTGSQSLYGEDTLRQVAEQSRRIARALDEDPGIPAAVRWRPVLTDAEAIRRTMLQAGADDDCVGVITWMHTFSPAKMWIAGLNALLKPLLHLHTQENVALPWASIDMDFMNLNQAAHGDREHAHLQTRLGMARTTVAGHTTDPAVRARIASWVRAARGRAELRTLRLARFGDNMRDVAVTEGDKVEAQIRFGASVSAFGVNDLAAAVGAVPDHRVGELAEEYEQTYSVVPELRSGGERHPALRDAARIELGLRDFLAAGSYQAFTTNFEDLGGLTQLPGIAVQRLMADGHGFGAEGDWKTALLLRALKSAAAGLPGGTSFMEDYTYHLVPGRELILGAHMLEVCPSIAAGVPRCEVHPLSIGGRQDPVRLVFDAAPGPGLVVGLADLGDRFRLVANEIDLVAPPEPLPRLPVARAVWAPRPDFRTSTEAWLSAGGPHHTVLSQAVTTEILADLAEMTGVELLVIDGDTEVARFRREMRWNQAYHRLAQGF
- a CDS encoding aldose epimerase family protein — encoded protein: MTRSRFAVRLVALAVLAGAAIGGFAPSSTASGRPLKPGVGKDLFGTMPDGTKVWRYTLTNGSMRVRVITYGGIIQTIETPDRHGRLANVTLGFPTLSDYLTKNSTYFGALIGRYGNRIAKGRFALDGHEYQLTTNNNGNTLHGGTTGFDQRVWSATPITGGGGVALRLSHTSPDGDQGFPGTLKTDVTISVTRHNAIRFDYGATTDKPTVVNLTNHSYFNLSGEGSGTVYDHRLQINGSRYTPVGSSELIPTGRIAPVRGTPLDFTRPAAIGARIRTGFDQLLYGQGYDHNFALDGSGWKVAARVHDPASGRTLAISTDQPGLQFYSGNFLDGTLVGTGGRVYRQGDGFALETQHFPDSPNHADFPSTELDPGRTYHSTTVYQFGA